A part of Dryobates pubescens isolate bDryPub1 chromosome 3, bDryPub1.pri, whole genome shotgun sequence genomic DNA contains:
- the MSGN1 gene encoding mesogenin-1, translating into MEKLHDTLINMEDTLGSEHPICLSSWDWKTAAGAFELHPVSSPHSLSPTPSFESYSSSPCPVAAEAPYGSSSSSLVGYGLVDFPPAYLPSPGQARLPKGTKVRMSAQRRRKASEREKLRMRTLADALHTLRNYLPPIYSQRGQPLTKIQTLKYTIKYISELTELLNSIKRA; encoded by the coding sequence ATGGAGAAACTACATGACACACTGATAAACATGGAAGATACTTTGGGTTCAGAGCACCCCATCTGCTTATCATCCTGGGACTGGAAAACCGCTGCAGGAGCTTTTGAGCTTCACCCTGTCTCATCTCCACACAGCTTATCCCCAACGCCCTCCTTTGAATCCTACTCATCATCCCCTTGCCCGGTAGCAGCAGAGGCCCCCTAcggcagtagcagcagcagcctggtgggCTATGGCCTGGTGGACTTCCCCCCTGCCTACCTGCCCAGCCCCGGGCAAGCTCGGCTGCCCAAGGGCACCAAGGTGCGGATGTCTGCTCAACGCAGGAGGAAGGCCAGCGAGAGGGAGAAGCTGCGGATGAGGACCCTAGCTGACGCGCTCCACACGCTACGCAACTACCTGCCCCCGATCTACAGCCAGAGGGGACAGCCTCTCACCAAAATACAAACCCTGAAGTACACCATCAAGTACATCAGTGAACTGACTGAGCTCCTCAACAGCATCAAGCGGGCatag